One Melitaea cinxia chromosome 17, ilMelCinx1.1, whole genome shotgun sequence genomic region harbors:
- the LOC123661646 gene encoding probable methylcrotonoyl-CoA carboxylase beta chain, mitochondrial, with amino-acid sequence MLKLAKGLRRLSGTCRQYSYATVIGSEPNRNDPYYQENKTKMDELVEELQLKTNEAIKGGPEEAVKRHTARGKLLVRDRINRLVDEGSDVLELSTLAATDMYKGQVPSAGIVTAIGKVQGRDCMIVGNDATVKGGTYFPITVKKHLRAQAIAQECRLPCIYLVDSGGAHLPDQADVFPDREHFGRIFYNQANMSAEDIPQISVVMGSCTAGGAYIPSMSDESIIIKNQGTIFLAGPPLVKAATGESVSAEDLGGADLHCRQSGVTDHYAQDDEHALHLARNVVANLYWNNDQRVRVYAPKVDDPVYNIEDLHGIVGANIQRPFDIREVIARVVDGSRFHEFKQLYGETLVCGFASVYGHPVGVIGNNGVLQSEAALKGSHFIQLCAARKIPLLFLQNITGFMVGREAEAGGIAKNGAKMVTAVSCFKGPKITVIVGGSFGAGNYGMCGRAYSPSFLYMWPNARISVMGGPQAATVLSLVAKEKANRAGKPWTEEDEKKVRAPLEAQFEKEGRPYYSTARLWDDGIVAPRDTRKIIGLSLSAALNAPFRQSKFGVFRM; translated from the coding sequence ATGCTTAAATTAGCAAAAGGTTTACGGCGTTTAAGTGGAACGTGCCGGCAATACAGTTACGCCACAGTGATTGGAAGTGAACCGAACAGAAATGATCCCTACTATCAAGAAAATAAGACCAAAATGGACGAGCTCGTTGAGGAGCTACAGCTGAAAACAAATGAGGCTATCAAAGGCGGTCCCGAGGAGGCGGTAAAGAGGCACACGGCGAGAGGAAAATTGCTAGTGAGAGACAGGATAAACCGGTTAGTGGACGAGGGAAGCGACGTTTTAGAATTGAGTACGTTGGCCGCCACCGACATGTACAAAGGTCAAGTTCCGAGCGCGGGCATCGTTACTGCTATCGGTAAAGTTCAAGGTCGGGACTGCATGATTGTTGGGAACGACGCTACTGTTAAAGGAGGAACCTATTTTCCTATCACAGTTAAGAAACACTTAAGAGCTCAGGCAATTGCCCAAGAGTGCCGGCTTCCTTGCATTTACCTCGTTGACTCGGGTGGAGCTCATTTGCCAGACCAAGCGGACGTGTTTCCGGATAGAGAACACTTCGGTAGGATATTTTATAACCAAGCGAATATGTCTGCAGAAGATATTCCACAAATATCCGTTGTCATGGGATCGTGTACGGCGGGCGGTGCGTACATACCAAGTATGTCTGAtgaaagtattataataaagaaCCAAGGTACAATTTTTTTGGCTGGTCCCCCGCTTGTGAAAGCAGCTACAGGTGAATCAGTATCTGCGGAAGATTTAGGAGGTGCTGACTTGCATTGTCGACAGTCTGGAGTTACTGATCATTATGCTCAAGACGATGAGCATGCCCTACACTTAGCGAGAAATGTCGTTGCAAACTTGTACTGGAATAATGATCAAAGAGTTAGAGTTTATGCCCCAAAAGTTGATGATCCTGTATATAATATTGAAGATTTGCATGGAATTGTTGGAGCGAATATTCAAAGACCTTTTGATATCAGAGAAGTGATCGCTAGAGTAGTCGATGGTAGTAGGTTCCATGAATTTAAACAACTGTATGGTGAGACATTAGTTTGTGGGTTTGCATCTGTGTATGGTCATCCAGTGGGTGTAATCGGCAATAATGGTGTTCTACAATCGGAAGCTGCCTTAAAAGGCTCACATTTCATTCAACTGTGTGCTGCTCGTAAAATACCTTTATTATTCCTACAGAATATTACTGGTTTTATGGTCGGAAGGGAGGCTGAAGCTGGTGGGATTGCAAAGAACGGCGCAAAAATGGTGACAGCCGTAAGTTGTTTTAAAGGGCCTAAGATTACTGTCATTGTAGGTGGCAGTTTTGGAGCTGGTAACTACGGCATGTGTGGGCGTGCTTATTCTCCTAGTTTCCTTTATATGTGGCCAAATGCAAGAATTTCTGTGATGGGTGGACCTCAAGCTGCTACAGTACTCTCATTGGTTGCTAAAGAGAAAGCTAATAGGGCGGGCAAACCTTGGACAGAAGAAGACGAAAAGAAAGTGAGGGCACCCCTAGAAGCTCAATTTGAAAAAGAGGGACGACCGTATTACAGTACTGCTCGCCTATGGGATGATGGCATAGTTGCACCAAGAGATACGAGAAAGATAATAGGACTCAGTTTATCAGCAGCATTAAACGCTCCATTTAGACAAAGTAAATTTGGTGTTTTCAGAATGTGA